A single genomic interval of Astyanax mexicanus isolate ESR-SI-001 chromosome 4, AstMex3_surface, whole genome shotgun sequence harbors:
- the LOC125801694 gene encoding scavenger receptor cysteine-rich type 1 protein M130-like isoform X1 produces the protein MNGSDSCSGRVELQYLSEWGTVCDVSWDMRAASVLCAQLKCGSAVAVLGSDWFGEGSGRIWADVFDCQGNETHLLKCPISSWSRTACSHKQDVGLICSGSSLASHEGGVRLSGGMECEGEVEVFFRQDWRRVLLDSWSESEVSVVCRQLGCGSVLNTSSSSSSSPEHSYMCVTGFNCSGSEAHLRNCSSSQAVNCSSTEQLYITCSGYSFIRLVGSGGDCAGRLEVFHSGSWGTVSDELWDIEDAQVVCRQLQCGVALSAPVPVPARFGSGTGPIWLNEVECEGNEASLWNCRYQLCGEDECGHKDDVGVVCSEYKEIRLTEGCEGNLEVFYNGTWGNVCNNGMDVETMGLICRELNCGRFKTERATKARVESAPNWLDDVKCRKHDSTLFHCPSSSWSQNNCDRSSEVTHITCFGEKKQLAFENLQKFFLFPNQGQCSNYMPIRLRGGEEICSGRLEVYHNAEWGSVCADLWDIRDAQVICRQLGCGPAVSANRRAADGSGGGTIWMNRVKCRGNEIHLWDCPHSLKIHTGCSHSAGVTCAGVRERFLI, from the exons atgaacggctcagactcctgttctggtcgagtggagctccagtacctcagtgagtggggtacagtgtgtgatgtaagctgggatatgagagctgccagtgtcctctgtgctcagctgaagtgtgggagtgctgtggctgtgttggggtcagactggtttggggaggggagtggccggatctgggcggatgtgtttgattgtcaggggaacgaaacacacctgttaaaatgtcccatttcatcatggagtcgaactgcatgctctcataaacaggatgttggactcatctgcagtg gttcttctctggcgtctcatgagggaggagtgcggttgtctggagggatggagtgtgagggggaggtagaggttttcttcaggcaggactggaggagagttctgctggactcctggagtgagtctgaggtctctgtggtctgcagacagctgggctgtggttctgtactcaacacctccagctcctcttcatccagtcctgaacacagctacatgtgtgtgacgggtttcaactgctctgggagtgaagctcatctgaggaactgcagcagctcacaagcagttaactgcagctccacagaacagctctacatcacctgctctg GCTACAGCttcatcaggctggttggttctgggggagactgtgctggaaggctggaggttttccacagtggatcatgggggacagtgagtgatgaattgtgggatattgaggatgcgcaggtggtctgcaggcagctgcagtgtggagttgccctcagtgctccagtaccagtaccagcccggtttggatctggaactggacccatatggctgaatgaggtggagtgtgaggggaacgaggcgtctctgtggaactgcagatatcagctgtgtggagaggatgaatgtggacacaaggatgatgtaggagtcgtctGCTCAG agtataaagagatcagactgactgagggctgtgaggggaatctggaggtgttctataatggaacctgggggaatgtgtgtaacaatgggatggatgtagaaacaatggGTCTCATCTGTcgggagctgaactgtggaagatttaagactgagagagctaccaaagcacgagtggaatcagctcctaactggctggatgatgtaaaatgtaggaaacatgactctactctgtttcactgtccatcttcatcctggagtcagaacaattgtgatagaagcagtgaggtgactcacattacctgcttcg gagagaagaaacagcttgcatttgaaaaccttcaaaaattCTTCTTATTTCCAAACCAGGGTCAGTGCTCAA attacatgcctattaggttgagaggaggagaggaaatctgttctgggaggttggaggtgtatcataatgctgagtgggggtctgtatgtgctgatctgtgggacatcagggatgctcaggtgatctgcaggcagctgggttgtgggccggcggtgagtgctaatagaagagctgctgatggttctggtggaggaactatctggatgaacagagtgaagtgtagagggaatgagattcacctgtgggactgtcctcattccctgaagatccacactggctgctcccacagtgctggagtcacctgtgcaggtgtgcgagaacgttttttaatctag
- the LOC125801694 gene encoding scavenger receptor cysteine-rich type 1 protein M130-like isoform X2, with product MNGSDSCSGRVELQYLSEWGTVCDVSWDMRAASVLCAQLKCGSAVAVLGSDWFGEGSGRIWADVFDCQGNETHLLKCPISSWSRTACSHKQDVGLICSGSSLASHEGGVRLSGGMECEGEVEVFFRQDWRRVLLDSWSESEVSVVCRQLGCGSVLNTSSSSSSSPEHSYMCVTGFNCSGSEAHLRNCSSSQAVNCSSTEQLYITCSGYSFIRLVGSGGDCAGRLEVFHSGSWGTVSDELWDIEDAQVVCRQLQCGVALSAPVPVPARFGSGTGPIWLNEVECEGNEASLWNCRYQLCGEDECGHKDDVGVVCSEYKEIRLTEGCEGNLEVFYNGTWGNVCNNGMDVETMGLICRELNCGRFKTERATKARVESAPNWLDDVKCRKHDSTLFHCPSSSWSQNNCDRSSEVTHITCFGEKKQLAFENLQKFFLFPNQDYMPIRLRGGEEICSGRLEVYHNAEWGSVCADLWDIRDAQVICRQLGCGPAVSANRRAADGSGGGTIWMNRVKCRGNEIHLWDCPHSLKIHTGCSHSAGVTCAGVRERFLI from the exons atgaacggctcagactcctgttctggtcgagtggagctccagtacctcagtgagtggggtacagtgtgtgatgtaagctgggatatgagagctgccagtgtcctctgtgctcagctgaagtgtgggagtgctgtggctgtgttggggtcagactggtttggggaggggagtggccggatctgggcggatgtgtttgattgtcaggggaacgaaacacacctgttaaaatgtcccatttcatcatggagtcgaactgcatgctctcataaacaggatgttggactcatctgcagtg gttcttctctggcgtctcatgagggaggagtgcggttgtctggagggatggagtgtgagggggaggtagaggttttcttcaggcaggactggaggagagttctgctggactcctggagtgagtctgaggtctctgtggtctgcagacagctgggctgtggttctgtactcaacacctccagctcctcttcatccagtcctgaacacagctacatgtgtgtgacgggtttcaactgctctgggagtgaagctcatctgaggaactgcagcagctcacaagcagttaactgcagctccacagaacagctctacatcacctgctctg GCTACAGCttcatcaggctggttggttctgggggagactgtgctggaaggctggaggttttccacagtggatcatgggggacagtgagtgatgaattgtgggatattgaggatgcgcaggtggtctgcaggcagctgcagtgtggagttgccctcagtgctccagtaccagtaccagcccggtttggatctggaactggacccatatggctgaatgaggtggagtgtgaggggaacgaggcgtctctgtggaactgcagatatcagctgtgtggagaggatgaatgtggacacaaggatgatgtaggagtcgtctGCTCAG agtataaagagatcagactgactgagggctgtgaggggaatctggaggtgttctataatggaacctgggggaatgtgtgtaacaatgggatggatgtagaaacaatggGTCTCATCTGTcgggagctgaactgtggaagatttaagactgagagagctaccaaagcacgagtggaatcagctcctaactggctggatgatgtaaaatgtaggaaacatgactctactctgtttcactgtccatcttcatcctggagtcagaacaattgtgatagaagcagtgaggtgactcacattacctgcttcg gagagaagaaacagcttgcatttgaaaaccttcaaaaattCTTCTTATTTCCAAACCAGG attacatgcctattaggttgagaggaggagaggaaatctgttctgggaggttggaggtgtatcataatgctgagtgggggtctgtatgtgctgatctgtgggacatcagggatgctcaggtgatctgcaggcagctgggttgtgggccggcggtgagtgctaatagaagagctgctgatggttctggtggaggaactatctggatgaacagagtgaagtgtagagggaatgagattcacctgtgggactgtcctcattccctgaagatccacactggctgctcccacagtgctggagtcacctgtgcaggtgtgcgagaacgttttttaatctag
- the LOC125801694 gene encoding scavenger receptor cysteine-rich type 1 protein M130-like isoform X3 codes for MNGSDSCSGRVELQYLSEWGTVCDVSWDMRAASVLCAQLKCGSAVAVLGSDWFGEGSGRIWADVFDCQGNETHLLKCPISSWSRTACSHKQDVGLICSGSSLASHEGGVRLSGGMECEGEVEVFFRQDWRRVLLDSWSESEVSVVCRQLGCGSVLNTSSSSSSSPEHSYMCVTGFNCSGSEAHLRNCSSSQAVNCSSTEQLYITCSGYSFIRLVGSGGDCAGRLEVFHSGSWGTVSDELWDIEDAQVVCRQLQCGVALSAPVPVPARFGSGTGPIWLNEVECEGNEASLWNCRYQLCGEDECGHKDDVGVVCSEYKEIRLTEGCEGNLEVFYNGTWGNVCNNGMDVETMGLICRELNCGRFKTERATKARVESAPNWLDDVKCRKHDSTLFHCPSSSWSQNNCDRSSEVTHITCFGSVLKYEDLTTTPFTT; via the exons atgaacggctcagactcctgttctggtcgagtggagctccagtacctcagtgagtggggtacagtgtgtgatgtaagctgggatatgagagctgccagtgtcctctgtgctcagctgaagtgtgggagtgctgtggctgtgttggggtcagactggtttggggaggggagtggccggatctgggcggatgtgtttgattgtcaggggaacgaaacacacctgttaaaatgtcccatttcatcatggagtcgaactgcatgctctcataaacaggatgttggactcatctgcagtg gttcttctctggcgtctcatgagggaggagtgcggttgtctggagggatggagtgtgagggggaggtagaggttttcttcaggcaggactggaggagagttctgctggactcctggagtgagtctgaggtctctgtggtctgcagacagctgggctgtggttctgtactcaacacctccagctcctcttcatccagtcctgaacacagctacatgtgtgtgacgggtttcaactgctctgggagtgaagctcatctgaggaactgcagcagctcacaagcagttaactgcagctccacagaacagctctacatcacctgctctg GCTACAGCttcatcaggctggttggttctgggggagactgtgctggaaggctggaggttttccacagtggatcatgggggacagtgagtgatgaattgtgggatattgaggatgcgcaggtggtctgcaggcagctgcagtgtggagttgccctcagtgctccagtaccagtaccagcccggtttggatctggaactggacccatatggctgaatgaggtggagtgtgaggggaacgaggcgtctctgtggaactgcagatatcagctgtgtggagaggatgaatgtggacacaaggatgatgtaggagtcgtctGCTCAG agtataaagagatcagactgactgagggctgtgaggggaatctggaggtgttctataatggaacctgggggaatgtgtgtaacaatgggatggatgtagaaacaatggGTCTCATCTGTcgggagctgaactgtggaagatttaagactgagagagctaccaaagcacgagtggaatcagctcctaactggctggatgatgtaaaatgtaggaaacatgactctactctgtttcactgtccatcttcatcctggagtcagaacaattgtgatagaagcagtgaggtgactcacattacctgcttcg GGTCAGTGCTCAAGTATGAAGATTTGACTACCACTCCATTCACTACTTGA